Sequence from the Cellulomonas fimi ATCC 484 genome:
CCGCAGGACCGCAGCAGCGTCGTCCAGCTCGGTCCCGCCGAGCCCGCGAGCGCGCGCGTCGTCAGCAGCCGCGCGGTCATGTCGGCCCGCTCGATCGAGCGTCCGAGCACCATGAACGCCCAGGTCTCGTCGCGCGACGTCGCGGAGTCCATGATCCCGGCGACGATGGCCGCACGTTCACGGACCCAGGTGAAGTAGTCGTGCGGCCGCGCGGGCCGCATGTGCGACGGCAGCTGGTTCCAGGTGGTGTTCAGGCACTCCCACAGCTCGGTCGAGATGATCTCGCGCGCGCGCCGCGCGTTCTCCCGGGCCGCGACGAGCGAGCCCGCGATCGCCGACGGCGCGAACCGGTCGTAGGCGAGCAGGTCGAGCACGTGGTCGCGGCCCACCTCGACGTGCGGCGGCGGCGCCGGTCGGTCCATGACGGACAGCAGCGACCGGCACGCGAGGTCCTCCTCGGCCCACGGGTCCTCGAGCAGGATCTGGACGTGCACGTCGAGCAGCCGCGCGGTGTCGTCGGCGCGCTCGACGTACCGGCCGATCCAGAACAGCGACTCCGCGATCCGGCTCAGCACGTCGGCTCCTGCGCCCGCGCCTGCTGCTGCTGCATGACCTGCACGCGCACGTCGCTCGGATTCGCGTCGATCGGCACCGCGGCCTCCACGGGCACGGGCTGCGCCTGGCCGACGACCGCACCGGGCGCACGCCGCGGCACCGCGCCGCCCAGCACCCACGTGTCCTTCGAGCCGCCGCCCTGGGACGAGTTCACGACGAGCTGCCCCTCGGGCAGCGCGACCCGGGTCAGCCCACCGGGCAGCACCCACACCGCGTCGCCGTCGTTGACCGCGAACGGCCGCAGGTCGGTGTGCCGCGGCCGCAGGCCGTCCTCGACGAGCGTCGGGATCGTCGAGAGCTGCACGACGGGCTGCGCGATCCACCCGCGCGGGTCCTCGACGAGCCGGGTGCGCAGGTCCGCGAGCTCGGCGCGGCTCGCGGCGGGCCCGACGACGAGACCCTTGCCGCCCGAGCCGGCGACAGGCTTCACGACGAGCTCGTCGAGCCGGTCGAGCACCTCCTCCAGCGCCCCCGGGTCCTCCAGCCGCCACGTGTCGACGTTGGGCAGCACCGGCTCCTCGCCCAGGTAGTAGCGGATCAGCTCGGGCACGTAGGTGTAGACGAGCTTGTCGTCGGCCACCCCGTTGCCGACCGCGTTCGCGAGCGTCACGGTGCCGTTGCGCGCGCACGTCATGAGGCCGGGGCTGCCGAGCAGCGAGTCCGACCGGAACACCACGGGGTCGAGGAACTCGTCGTCGACGCGCCGGTAGATGACGTCGACCCGGCGCCGTCCCTGAGTCGTGCGCATCCAGACGCGTCCCGCGGCGCAGAACAGGTCGCGCCCCTCGACGAGCTCGACGCCCATCGACCGCGCGAGCAGCGCGTGCTCGAAGTACGCGGAGTTGTAGACGCCCGGCGTGAGCACCACGACGGTCGGCTCGTCGACGCCTGCGGGGGCCGCGGCGGTGAGCGCCGCGAGCAGCCGGCGCGGGTAGTCGGCGACCGGCCGGATCCGCAGCGCGGCGAACAGCTCGGGGAACGTCTGCGCCATGGCACGCCGGTTGGACAGCACGTAGCTCACGCCGCTCGGCACGCGCACGTTGTCCTCGAGCACGCGCCACTCGCCCTGACCGTCGCGGACCAGGTCGATCCCCGACACGTGGACCCGCACGCCGTTGGGCGGCTGGATCCCCCGCACGGCGCGGTGGAAGTGCTCGGACGACACCACGACGGACCGCGGCACGACGCCGTCCGCGACCGCCCGCTGCGCGCCGTACACGTCGGCGAGGAAGGCCTCGAGCGCCCGCACGCGCTGCGCGACGCCGGGGGCGACGTGCTCCCACTCGTCGCCCGCCACGACGCGCGGCACGACGTCGAGCGGGAAGGGCCGCTCCTCCCCCGCGAAGTCGAACGTGACGCCCTGCGCCAGGTACGACCGCGCCAGCGTGTCCGCCCGGCCCCGCAGCTCCCCGGCCGACAGCTGCGCGAGCGCGGCGTGCAGGTGCCGGTACGCCGCGCGGGACCCTCCGCCGTCGGGGTCGATCATCTCGTCCCAGGCCGCCCCCGTCGGGTAGTCGTCGAAGAGGTCCGCCATGCCGCGACAGTAGACCTCCGTCATGTCCGCTGCGTTACGTCCGCTGCGGCCCCGCAGGCCCGCCCGGTAGCGTCGACGCGTGACTTCCGCCGGACGCTGGGGCGCGACGCTGCGCCGTCTCGCAGGGCTGCTGCCGGGCCGTGGACGCTCGGCGGCGGCGCGGTCCGTGCCGCGCACCGCACCGCCCGCGCCGCGTCCCGCCCCGAGCCGCCCGGTCCCGGCGGGACCGCGCGTCGAGTACGCGCCGCGGCGCGACGGGCAGCCCGATCCCGGCGAGGTCGTCTGGGCCTGGGTGCCGTTCGAGGACGACCCGTCGCGCGGCAAGGACCGCCCCGTGCTCGTCGTCGGGCGCGAGGGCACCCGGCTGCTCGCGCTGCCGATGACGAGCAAGGACCACGACCGCGACGCCGCGGACGAGGCGCGCTGGGGCCGCGTGTGGATGGACGTCGGCAGCGGCGGCTGGGACCCGCGGGGTCGCCCGAGCGAGGTCCGGCTCGACCGGGTGCTGCGGCTCGACCGGTCGGCGGTGCGCCGCGAGGGCGCCGCCGTGGACCGTGCCGTGTTCGACGACGTCACGCGTGCGATGGCCCGCGTGCGGGACGAACGGCGTCGCTGAGGCCTCCTCGCCCCCGTCGCACGCCGCCTGGTACGATCGTGAGTTGCGTGTCCGCCCGGGTCGGCGGGCACAAGCCCAGTACCTCTCCGCGGGTGTCCCCACGCCCCAGTCCCGGTGCTGCGCGCGCCCTCTACGACCTGTCAGCTCGCTTCGGCGAACACACCAGAGAGTTCTCACGTGGCCAACATCAAGTCCC
This genomic interval carries:
- a CDS encoding alpha-E domain-containing protein, translating into MLSRIAESLFWIGRYVERADDTARLLDVHVQILLEDPWAEEDLACRSLLSVMDRPAPPPHVEVGRDHVLDLLAYDRFAPSAIAGSLVAARENARRAREIISTELWECLNTTWNQLPSHMRPARPHDYFTWVRERAAIVAGIMDSATSRDETWAFMVLGRSIERADMTARLLTTRALAGSAGPSWTTLLRSCGAHEAFLRTYRGTASDERAAGFLLLDRLFPRSIVFALNQAEECLAALEPVTDRATVDEARRHIGFVRTALEYRPLPEVLDALPKEMERVQRACSAASDAIRGRYFPSGAATTWVGEAF
- a CDS encoding circularly permuted type 2 ATP-grasp protein: MADLFDDYPTGAAWDEMIDPDGGGSRAAYRHLHAALAQLSAGELRGRADTLARSYLAQGVTFDFAGEERPFPLDVVPRVVAGDEWEHVAPGVAQRVRALEAFLADVYGAQRAVADGVVPRSVVVSSEHFHRAVRGIQPPNGVRVHVSGIDLVRDGQGEWRVLEDNVRVPSGVSYVLSNRRAMAQTFPELFAALRIRPVADYPRRLLAALTAAAPAGVDEPTVVVLTPGVYNSAYFEHALLARSMGVELVEGRDLFCAAGRVWMRTTQGRRRVDVIYRRVDDEFLDPVVFRSDSLLGSPGLMTCARNGTVTLANAVGNGVADDKLVYTYVPELIRYYLGEEPVLPNVDTWRLEDPGALEEVLDRLDELVVKPVAGSGGKGLVVGPAASRAELADLRTRLVEDPRGWIAQPVVQLSTIPTLVEDGLRPRHTDLRPFAVNDGDAVWVLPGGLTRVALPEGQLVVNSSQGGGSKDTWVLGGAVPRRAPGAVVGQAQPVPVEAAVPIDANPSDVRVQVMQQQQARAQEPTC
- a CDS encoding type II toxin-antitoxin system PemK/MazF family toxin → MPRTAPPAPRPAPSRPVPAGPRVEYAPRRDGQPDPGEVVWAWVPFEDDPSRGKDRPVLVVGREGTRLLALPMTSKDHDRDAADEARWGRVWMDVGSGGWDPRGRPSEVRLDRVLRLDRSAVRREGAAVDRAVFDDVTRAMARVRDERRR